ATGGTAGACTATAAAGACATGACAATCAAAGTTATAGGGGAGAGAATTTCTCCAACAAAAATGAAGGTCAAAGCCGGGAATTTTGAGATTACAATAGACAAACTCGGCGGGGAAGCCCCAAGCCCGTTAGATTACACCCTCGCAGCCCTTGCAGGATGTTTAAATATCGTCGCAACCCTTGTAGCCAAAGACATGGGGATGGAAATTGAAGATCTGAGTGTTGAAGTTGAAGGAGTTTTCAATCCCGAAAAACTCTACGGCAAAGGAACTCAAAGAGCTGGCTACAAAGAGATCAAGGCCAAAATTAAAGTGAAAACTGATGCTGATGAAGAGACCCTCAAGAAGTGGCTCGAACAAGTTGAGGAACGCTGTCCAGTTAGCGATAATTTGGCAAATCCAACCCCAACAAAGGTTGAATTTGAGAAGTGCTGAAAGTTTTTAAGCTCTTATCTTTACCCTTTTTCTGGTGAAGTTAATGTGGCGTGAAAAGCTTAAGCAGGGGTTCCTTGAAAACGACAAGCTCATGATTGAGCTCAGCATAGGGGGAGAATGTGGAGAATGGTTCCCGAGCCTGGCTTTATACGATAAAGAAAACGATAGCTGGTATTACTTTGACAACGACATCCCTCCGGGATCTACTGAAGAGGAGGCATTAGAAAATGCCATCGAGTTCTTTGAAAAAATGATTATAGGCCTGGAAGAGCCCAAAATAAAGAGCTCTCCCCTAAAAGAAGCCCCTGAGGAGATATATCTAAAGTTTAAGCATTTCCTGGAGGAGTTAAGAAATGAGGATAAAGGTTAGGCTCTATGGTGAGCTTGCTCTAAAATATGGTGCGGAGGTTGAGCTGGAGGTTGAAGATGGAACAACTATCGGGGATGTCCTCAAAATTTTGAAAATAAGTGATTCGGAGCACCATTTAATTTTGAATGAAAGAAAAGTTTCAAAAGACCACCCACTAAGCGATGGAGATACCTTAAAGGTTCTCCCGGTAGTTTACGGAGGCTAGCCCTCTCCCAGTCCAACATCTTCTCCAAAAGTGAGCGTCAGGTAAAGTTCCACCAAGCCTTTTTTGATGTTCTCCAAGATTTTCTCTTCAAGCTTTTCAATCTCATCCGTAGAAAGGTACCTTCCCTCCTCCAAAACCTTTATTTTCCAGCTTTGTCTGTCAAATACGATTGTCCTCTCCTCTGTTATAAGGGGGACGTACCTTATTCTAACCCCATAAAGCTCTTCTGCATAACTTGCCTTCCGATTTATATCCTCCAGATGTGGTTTTAGCTTTTCCATAAAACCACCGCAACCCTTAATACTCCTCTCGACTTTAAACCTTTGGGGTGATACAATGTACCAGAAGTTTGGATATCATTTTCATGCTTACCAGCCCGGCGATATCATATATATTCACGATGGTTCCGGGTGGGATCCGATAAAATATTCAGAGCGATTAAGTCCGGTGTCCCTAAAAATAAGGGATATAGAGGTAAAAGCCAGAAACTGGACAAGAACCGTTATTAAAGCATACGAATACACAAGCGATGCCTTAGGATCTCTAAAATCTGGGTGTATAAGTGTTGATTTTGAGCCCTTCACACTTTACATGATCCTGAGATATAAACCAAAGATATACGCGGAAATAGTCGATCTGCTCAAGAACAAAGTGGAACCGGTTCCAACAACACCTTTTCATCCAATAATGCCTCATCTAAGTACTTTTGAGCAGGAAATCCTTGCGAGAATCTCCTTCGATTTCTATGAACCCTTTATCAAAGACAGGGACGTTGTTGGGTACTGGCTTCCCGAGAACGTTATCACTAAAGAAACTGCCAAAATCGTAGCTGAGTCGACCCAAAAAGAGATAGTGTTCCTTCTGGACGAGCGGCAGTTTGTTGGCCTTCACTTTCCCCAAGCAAAGTTCTCCTGCAACACCTACAAGTGCGACGATAAAATAGGATACGTCTTTGGAAGGGATCACCAGCTGAGCGATGCTTTTGCCTTCAACACACTTGACGTTGATGGCCTTGTGAGGGCTGTTGTAGAAGGTAGAATAGATGTTTTCAAAGAGAACTCTGAGATTCCCTATTTGGTTTACCTCGCAAGCGATCTTGAGGCTTTGCTGAGCAACCCACAGCAGCTGGACAAGTTCATCACTTGGCTTTCAAAACTTGAGGAAAAAGGAGTTGAAACAATAAACGCAGTGGAGTTCATTAGAAAGAAGAGAAATGGGGAGTTCAAAAGGTTAGAAGGAGAGTGCAGTGAGCACTTTAGAATCAACGTCAAGGACTACTCGAGCTGGAGTGATTATTACGATCTCAGCACAGACGGAAGGACAGGTGACATCAGATGGCTCGGCATGAGAAGAGAAGACGGCAGGGTAATTAACCGTGTCTACAAAGGGAAGAAGGTTTCACAGCTTTGGAAGTATGCCTTCACAAAGCTGTTCAGGGAGCTAAATAGAAGCATACGCTTTGGTGTTATTGATCTGATCCACAGGTACCTCCCAGAGGCAAGCATAGAAGATATAAAGGAATTTCTGGCGAGATATGCGAGAATATTCTTTAGAGAACACTACGAATACTTTGAGATGGATACAACGGTGGAATACATAATGGAACCGCTTAAAGACCTTGATCCAACGCTTGCTTTAAGGTTGGGAAGGATATACTACATAATGCTGCTCGCCAACCACTCAGATCCCCGGTTCTGGGAGAACATCGACACAAGGGTAACATTTGAGAACGTCTCCGCGATCAGCAAGGCACTTATAGAGCTCATGAAGGTTTATATTGACGAGAACATGCATGAGAGAGCCAACTACATTCTCCTCGAATACATGAAGCTTCTTGCTTTCCCCCAGCTCTACTACGACTATGAGCTCTTCAAGATGCCCGGGCTTGAGGGATGGGAGACAAGCGAAAAGGCTTGGTTCGATAGCCTAAAAAGTGAGGTTCCAAACTGCGATTACAATGTAATAACAAGGGCAGCCCTCTACGTTGGAAAAGAAGACCTCCCAGAGGACATAAGAAACGCCCTTGAGGTTCTATATGATATGAAAAAAGCAGTGGCAGATACGGGGCATATCTCCGGAGAAATGCACGGAAACTGGGAAAACAAGGAATGGTGCGAGCATAGGGCCAGGGTTTAGCCCTTTATGTTCCATTTTTCTTTGCTGAGAAAGAGATAAGCCTCTTCCTCAAGTTCTGGAGGA
The Thermococcus sp. 2319x1 DNA segment above includes these coding regions:
- a CDS encoding MoaD/ThiS family protein is translated as MRIKVRLYGELALKYGAEVELEVEDGTTIGDVLKILKISDSEHHLILNERKVSKDHPLSDGDTLKVLPVVYGG
- a CDS encoding glycoside hydrolase, coding for MYQKFGYHFHAYQPGDIIYIHDGSGWDPIKYSERLSPVSLKIRDIEVKARNWTRTVIKAYEYTSDALGSLKSGCISVDFEPFTLYMILRYKPKIYAEIVDLLKNKVEPVPTTPFHPIMPHLSTFEQEILARISFDFYEPFIKDRDVVGYWLPENVITKETAKIVAESTQKEIVFLLDERQFVGLHFPQAKFSCNTYKCDDKIGYVFGRDHQLSDAFAFNTLDVDGLVRAVVEGRIDVFKENSEIPYLVYLASDLEALLSNPQQLDKFITWLSKLEEKGVETINAVEFIRKKRNGEFKRLEGECSEHFRINVKDYSSWSDYYDLSTDGRTGDIRWLGMRREDGRVINRVYKGKKVSQLWKYAFTKLFRELNRSIRFGVIDLIHRYLPEASIEDIKEFLARYARIFFREHYEYFEMDTTVEYIMEPLKDLDPTLALRLGRIYYIMLLANHSDPRFWENIDTRVTFENVSAISKALIELMKVYIDENMHERANYILLEYMKLLAFPQLYYDYELFKMPGLEGWETSEKAWFDSLKSEVPNCDYNVITRAALYVGKEDLPEDIRNALEVLYDMKKAVADTGHISGEMHGNWENKEWCEHRARV
- a CDS encoding OsmC family protein; amino-acid sequence: MVDYKDMTIKVIGERISPTKMKVKAGNFEITIDKLGGEAPSPLDYTLAALAGCLNIVATLVAKDMGMEIEDLSVEVEGVFNPEKLYGKGTQRAGYKEIKAKIKVKTDADEETLKKWLEQVEERCPVSDNLANPTPTKVEFEKC